In a genomic window of uncultured Flavobacterium sp.:
- a CDS encoding ribonucleoside-diphosphate reductase subunit alpha: MYVVKRDGHKEPVMFDKITERIKKLCYGLNELVDPVKVAMRVIEGLYDGVSTSELDNLAAETAASMTIAHPDYAQLAARVAISNLHSNTKKSFSETMKDMYNYVNPRNGQEAPLLSDEVFNVIQENSAFLDSHIIYTRDFNYDYFGFKTLERSYLLKINGKIVERPQHMLMRVSVGIHLDDLKSVIETYDLMSKKFFTHATPTLFNAGTPKPQMSSCFLLAMQDDSIDGIYDTLKQTAKISQSAGGIGLSIHNVRATGSYIRGTNGTSNGIVPMLRVFNDTARYVDQGGGKRKGSFAIYIETWHADIFDFLDLKKNTGKEEMRARDLFFAMWTSDLFMKRVQEDASWTLMCPNECPGLYDVYGEEFETMYLDYEFRGKGRKTIRARELWEKILESQIETGTPYMLYKDAANRKSNHKNLGTIRSSNLCTEIMEFTSKDEIAVCNLASISLPMFIDNGKFDHEALYNVTKRVTRNLNKVIDRNYYPVKEAENSNMRHRPVGLGVQGLADAFIMLRMPFTSDEAKALNQEIFETLYFAAVTASMEMAKEEGPYSTFAGSPMSQGEFQYNMWGMKDEELSGRWDWASLRKEVMEHGVRNSLLVAPMPTASTSQILGNNEAFEPYTSNIYTRRVLSGEFIVVNKHLLEDLVKLGLWDETLKQEIMRHNGSVQNIDIIPQDLKDLYKTVWEMSMKDIIDMSRQRGYFIDQSQSLNLFMQDANYSKLTSMHFYAWQSGLKTGMYYLRTKSAVDAIKFTLNNDKKEEDAPAAVLVPETESISIEDYKAMLLKAQAGDPEDCEMCGS, encoded by the coding sequence ATGTATGTAGTAAAAAGAGATGGCCACAAAGAGCCCGTAATGTTTGATAAGATTACAGAAAGAATCAAAAAATTGTGTTACGGCTTGAATGAGCTTGTAGATCCTGTTAAGGTAGCGATGAGAGTTATCGAAGGATTATATGATGGGGTTTCAACTTCTGAACTAGATAATCTTGCGGCAGAAACGGCGGCTTCTATGACAATTGCGCATCCTGATTATGCACAATTAGCAGCACGTGTGGCAATTTCGAATCTACATTCAAATACTAAGAAGTCGTTCTCAGAGACGATGAAAGATATGTATAACTACGTTAATCCAAGAAATGGACAAGAAGCGCCATTACTTTCGGATGAAGTATTCAACGTAATTCAGGAAAACTCTGCTTTCCTTGATTCACATATCATTTATACAAGAGATTTCAATTATGATTACTTTGGTTTCAAAACCTTAGAGCGTTCATATTTGCTTAAAATAAACGGTAAAATCGTAGAAAGACCACAACATATGTTGATGCGTGTTTCGGTTGGTATTCACCTTGACGATTTAAAATCAGTAATTGAAACTTACGATTTAATGTCTAAAAAGTTCTTTACGCATGCAACGCCAACGTTGTTTAATGCAGGAACTCCAAAACCACAAATGTCTTCTTGTTTCCTTTTGGCAATGCAGGATGATAGTATTGATGGTATTTATGATACATTAAAACAAACGGCTAAAATTTCGCAATCAGCGGGAGGAATTGGTCTTTCTATTCATAACGTTCGTGCAACAGGATCTTACATTCGTGGTACAAACGGAACTTCAAACGGAATCGTTCCGATGTTGAGAGTTTTCAACGATACGGCTCGTTACGTAGATCAAGGTGGTGGAAAACGTAAAGGAAGTTTTGCGATTTACATCGAAACCTGGCATGCTGATATCTTCGACTTTTTGGATTTAAAGAAAAACACAGGAAAAGAAGAAATGCGTGCACGTGATTTATTCTTCGCAATGTGGACATCTGATTTATTCATGAAACGTGTTCAGGAAGATGCATCATGGACTTTAATGTGTCCTAATGAATGTCCTGGATTATACGATGTTTACGGAGAAGAATTCGAAACAATGTATTTGGATTATGAATTTAGAGGAAAAGGTAGAAAAACCATTCGTGCTCGTGAATTATGGGAGAAAATCCTTGAATCACAAATCGAAACTGGAACTCCTTATATGTTGTACAAAGATGCAGCAAACCGTAAATCAAATCACAAGAACTTAGGAACAATTCGTTCATCAAACTTGTGTACAGAGATTATGGAGTTTACTTCTAAAGATGAAATCGCGGTTTGTAACTTAGCTTCAATTTCGTTACCAATGTTTATTGACAACGGTAAATTTGATCACGAAGCGCTTTACAATGTTACAAAACGTGTAACTCGTAACCTGAACAAAGTAATCGACAGAAACTACTATCCGGTTAAAGAAGCTGAAAACTCAAACATGCGTCACCGTCCGGTAGGATTAGGAGTGCAAGGTTTGGCAGATGCTTTTATCATGTTGCGTATGCCGTTTACAAGTGATGAAGCAAAAGCATTAAATCAGGAAATTTTCGAAACATTATACTTCGCAGCCGTAACCGCTTCTATGGAAATGGCAAAAGAAGAAGGACCATATTCTACATTTGCTGGATCTCCAATGTCACAAGGAGAATTCCAGTACAATATGTGGGGAATGAAAGATGAAGAATTATCTGGGCGTTGGGACTGGGCTTCATTAAGAAAAGAAGTAATGGAACATGGAGTTCGTAACTCATTATTAGTTGCGCCAATGCCAACAGCTTCGACTTCACAAATCCTTGGAAACAACGAAGCTTTCGAACCATATACATCAAACATTTACACACGTCGTGTATTGTCTGGAGAATTCATCGTAGTAAACAAACACTTACTAGAAGACTTAGTAAAACTAGGTTTATGGGACGAAACATTGAAACAAGAAATCATGCGTCATAACGGATCTGTTCAAAACATTGATATTATCCCGCAAGACCTGAAAGATCTTTACAAAACAGTTTGGGAAATGTCGATGAAAGACATTATCGATATGTCACGTCAAAGAGGTTATTTCATTGACCAATCACAATCATTGAACTTGTTCATGCAAGATGCAAACTATTCTAAACTTACGTCAATGCACTTCTATGCTTGGCAATCAGGTTTAAAAACAGGAATGTATTACTTAAGAACAAAATCCGCGGTTGATGCGATTAAATTCACATTAAACAACGATAAAAAAGAAGAAGATGCACCGGCAGCAGTTTTGGTTCCGGAAACAGAATCTATCAGCATTGAAGATTACAAAGCTATGTTGCTAAAAGCACAAGCCGGAGATCCTGAAGATTGTGAAATGTGTGGTTCTTAA
- a CDS encoding DUF3109 family protein — MFQLGKTIISEDILEKEFVCNLSACKGACCVDGDAGAPLNEAETKILEEIYPKVKPFLRKEGIAAIEAQGTWVKGTDGDLETPLIDNKDCAYVIFDGKTALCGIEQAYNQGIVDWKKPVSCHLYPIRVKDFTEFAAVNYDKWDICDDACSLGKELEVPVYKFVKEALIRRFGQDWYLELEKVAEELKKS, encoded by the coding sequence ATGTTTCAATTAGGTAAAACCATTATTTCAGAAGATATTCTTGAAAAAGAATTTGTGTGCAACTTGTCAGCTTGTAAAGGAGCTTGCTGTGTTGATGGAGATGCCGGCGCGCCTTTGAACGAAGCAGAAACTAAAATTCTGGAAGAAATTTATCCTAAAGTAAAACCATTTTTACGCAAAGAAGGAATTGCTGCTATCGAAGCGCAAGGAACTTGGGTAAAAGGAACTGATGGCGATCTTGAAACGCCACTAATCGATAATAAGGATTGTGCTTATGTTATTTTTGATGGTAAAACTGCACTTTGCGGAATCGAGCAAGCTTATAACCAAGGAATCGTAGATTGGAAAAAACCTGTTTCTTGTCATTTATACCCAATTCGAGTAAAAGACTTCACGGAGTTTGCTGCGGTCAATTATGATAAATGGGATATTTGTGATGATGCTTGTTCTTTAGGTAAAGAATTAGAAGTTCCAGTGTATAAATTTGTCAAAGAAGCGTTAATTCGTCGCTTTGGTCAGGACTGGTATTTGGAGCTTGAAAAAGTAGCCGAAGAACTTAAAAAATCATAA
- a CDS encoding ribonucleotide-diphosphate reductase subunit beta encodes MSQVEPILQENKNRFVIFPIKHHDIWEWYKKMEASFWTAEEIDLHQDLTDWNNKLSDDERYFIKHILAFFAASDGIVNENLAENFVNEVQYAEAKFFYGFQIMMENIHSETYSLLIDTYVKDEAEKAELFNALEVFPAIKKKADWALKWIESDSFAERLIAFAAVEGIFFSGAFCSIYWLKKRGLMPGLTFSNELISRDEGVHCDFAVHLHNHHLINKVPKDRIKEIIVDALDIEREFVTESLPVSLIGMNATLMTQYLEFVADRLLVELGCERVYGSANPFDFMDMISLQGKTNFFEKRVAEYQKSGVMNTDSDAQKISFDADF; translated from the coding sequence ATGTCACAAGTCGAGCCAATATTACAAGAAAATAAAAATCGTTTCGTTATTTTTCCAATTAAACATCATGATATTTGGGAATGGTACAAAAAGATGGAAGCTAGTTTTTGGACTGCTGAAGAAATCGATTTGCACCAGGATTTGACAGACTGGAATAATAAGTTAAGTGACGACGAAAGATATTTCATTAAACATATATTAGCATTTTTTGCAGCTTCTGACGGAATTGTAAATGAAAACCTTGCTGAGAACTTTGTAAATGAAGTTCAATATGCTGAGGCGAAATTTTTCTATGGTTTCCAAATCATGATGGAAAACATTCATAGTGAAACTTATTCTCTATTAATTGACACTTACGTGAAAGATGAAGCAGAGAAAGCAGAATTGTTTAATGCTTTGGAAGTTTTTCCTGCAATTAAGAAAAAAGCAGATTGGGCTTTAAAATGGATCGAATCTGATTCGTTTGCTGAAAGACTAATTGCTTTTGCAGCAGTTGAAGGAATTTTCTTTTCAGGAGCTTTCTGTTCTATTTATTGGTTGAAAAAACGTGGTTTAATGCCAGGTTTAACTTTCTCTAACGAGTTGATTTCTCGTGACGAAGGTGTACACTGTGACTTTGCAGTTCACCTACACAATCATCACTTGATTAATAAAGTACCAAAAGACAGAATTAAAGAAATTATTGTTGACGCTTTAGATATCGAAAGAGAGTTTGTTACAGAATCTCTTCCGGTAAGTTTAATTGGTATGAATGCTACTTTAATGACACAATATCTGGAATTTGTTGCAGATAGATTATTAGTAGAATTAGGTTGCGAACGTGTTTATGGATCAGCGAATCCGTTTGACTTCATGGACATGATCTCTCTTCAGGGAAAAACTAATTTCTTTGAAAAACGTGTTGCAGAGTATCAAAAATCAGGTGTTATGAACACAGATAGTGATGCTCAGAAAATTTCATTTGATGCAGATTTTTAG
- a CDS encoding GNAT family N-acetyltransferase — protein MNIRKGNPEDMKSVLGLIQELAIFEKEPDAVVITEEDLVRDGFGEKPLFHVFVAEIENDEQQKEIVGMAVYYYRYSTWKGKTIHLEDLVVKEKMRGTGLGSALYSEIMKQGKKDNVRRIDWNVLDWNTPAVKFYENSGAKILEEWRVVQMDEAGINSFLEK, from the coding sequence ATGAATATTAGAAAAGGAAATCCTGAAGACATGAAATCAGTTTTGGGATTAATACAGGAGTTGGCAATATTCGAAAAAGAGCCTGATGCAGTTGTAATAACTGAGGAAGATTTAGTTCGTGACGGTTTTGGAGAAAAACCATTATTTCATGTTTTTGTAGCAGAAATTGAAAATGACGAACAACAGAAAGAAATTGTTGGAATGGCAGTATATTATTACCGATATTCTACCTGGAAAGGAAAAACAATACACCTTGAAGATTTAGTTGTCAAGGAAAAAATGCGCGGAACCGGATTAGGATCTGCACTTTATTCTGAGATTATGAAACAAGGAAAAAAAGATAACGTTCGAAGAATTGACTGGAATGTTCTGGATTGGAATACTCCTGCAGTTAAATTCTATGAGAATTCAGGCGCAAAGATTCTTGAAGAATGGAGAGTTGTTCAAATGGATGAAGCAGGAATTAATTCGTTTTTAGAAAAATAA
- the fbp gene encoding class 1 fructose-bisphosphatase, translated as MEERNKTLGEFIIENQKAFQYSSGELSRIINSIRLAAKVVNYKVNKAGLVDIIGAAGEQNIQGEDQQKLDVYANEVFIQTLINREIVCGIASEENDDFITVQGSDNSHNNKYVILMDPLDGSSNIDVNVSVGTIFSVFRRITPIGTPVTSEDFLQPGINQVAAGYVIYGTSTMLVYTTGHGVNGFTLNPAIGTFYLSHPNMKFPQNGNIYSVNEGNYVHFPQGVKNYIKYCQREEEDRPYTSRYIGSLVADFHRNMIKGGIYLYPTSSKAPKGKLRLLYECNPMAFIAEQAGGKATDGFGRIMEIQPTELHQRVPFFCGSYNMVEKAEQFMAEAL; from the coding sequence ATGGAAGAACGCAATAAAACACTAGGAGAGTTTATTATTGAGAACCAAAAAGCATTTCAGTATTCGTCGGGGGAGCTTTCCCGAATTATCAACTCTATACGTTTGGCGGCAAAAGTCGTAAACTATAAAGTAAACAAAGCCGGACTCGTGGACATTATTGGCGCTGCAGGCGAACAAAATATTCAGGGCGAAGACCAGCAAAAATTAGATGTGTATGCAAACGAAGTATTTATCCAGACGTTAATAAACCGTGAGATTGTCTGTGGAATTGCTTCAGAAGAAAACGACGATTTTATAACTGTTCAGGGGAGCGACAACAGTCATAATAATAAGTACGTGATCTTAATGGATCCGCTTGACGGATCTTCAAATATTGATGTTAATGTTTCTGTGGGAACTATTTTTTCTGTTTTTAGAAGAATTACTCCAATTGGAACTCCGGTAACAAGCGAGGATTTTTTACAACCGGGAATCAATCAAGTTGCAGCAGGTTATGTAATTTATGGAACTTCGACAATGTTGGTTTATACAACCGGACATGGCGTAAACGGATTTACTTTAAATCCGGCAATCGGAACATTTTATTTATCACATCCAAATATGAAATTTCCTCAAAACGGAAATATTTATTCGGTGAATGAAGGAAATTATGTTCACTTTCCGCAAGGCGTAAAAAACTACATCAAATATTGTCAGCGAGAAGAAGAAGACAGACCTTATACTTCAAGATATATTGGAAGTTTGGTTGCAGATTTTCATCGAAATATGATCAAAGGCGGAATTTATTTATATCCAACAAGCTCAAAAGCGCCAAAAGGGAAATTACGTTTATTATATGAATGTAATCCGATGGCATTTATCGCAGAACAAGCGGGAGGGAAAGCAACAGATGGATTTGGTAGAATTATGGAAATCCAACCAACAGAATTACATCAAAGAGTTCCGTTTTTCTGCGGAAGTTATAATATGGTCGAAAAGGCAGAGCAATTTATGGCGGAAGCGCTTTAG
- a CDS encoding FAD-dependent oxidoreductase → MFDVLLIGGGVSSMSCALVLGSAKNKAFATDKKIGVFTHQKSSSLQEAIFYNAYGITPGKLGSELLTESTEHLAESYPHIIQIPNEKVVKVEGSYPEFTVTTNKDTYKTKNMVVGIGSANTFDIEGLMQYIEPHKKALPEKQRIQLKNDDHKVADGIYVIGTLAGWRSQLAIAAGSGAAVATDILTLWNNGVQTHAHDSIR, encoded by the coding sequence ATGTTTGACGTTTTACTTATTGGCGGTGGTGTTTCGAGCATGTCTTGTGCTCTGGTTTTAGGATCTGCCAAAAACAAAGCTTTTGCTACCGATAAAAAAATCGGTGTTTTTACACATCAAAAAAGTTCTTCTTTACAAGAAGCAATCTTTTACAATGCTTATGGCATTACCCCAGGCAAATTAGGCTCAGAATTGCTAACCGAAAGTACGGAGCATTTAGCCGAAAGCTATCCGCACATTATACAAATACCAAACGAAAAAGTGGTTAAAGTTGAGGGTTCTTATCCTGAATTTACTGTAACTACTAATAAAGACACTTACAAAACAAAAAATATGGTTGTTGGAATTGGTTCTGCCAATACTTTTGACATTGAAGGTTTAATGCAATATATTGAACCACACAAAAAAGCACTTCCAGAAAAACAACGTATTCAGCTTAAAAATGACGATCATAAAGTAGCCGATGGCATTTATGTTATTGGAACTTTGGCTGGTTGGAGAAGCCAATTAGCGATCGCTGCCGGAAGTGGCGCTGCTGTTGCTACAGATATTCTAACTTTATGGAATAACGGCGTTCAAACTCACGCTCACGATAGTATTAGATAA
- a CDS encoding nuclear transport factor 2 family protein: MRTEDIVNAEIELLTAIKNADVAALEKTLHDDLLFNLPDGQTITKEFDLNSYRSGKMKIDALEASDQIINIIDDSAVVSVMISLKGTYDNNAVNGTFRYIRVWKQFGESPKVIAGSCIQLH; encoded by the coding sequence ATGAGAACAGAAGACATTGTGAATGCTGAGATTGAACTTTTGACAGCAATTAAAAATGCTGATGTTGCTGCTTTAGAGAAAACACTCCACGATGATTTACTTTTCAATTTACCGGACGGTCAAACAATTACTAAAGAGTTTGATTTGAATTCGTATCGTTCCGGAAAAATGAAGATTGATGCATTAGAAGCATCGGATCAAATTATTAATATAATCGATGATTCGGCTGTTGTTAGCGTCATGATTTCGTTAAAAGGAACTTACGACAATAATGCTGTAAATGGTACGTTTCGTTATATCAGGGTTTGGAAACAATTCGGCGAAAGCCCAAAAGTAATTGCAGGAAGCTGTATTCAATTGCATTAA
- a CDS encoding dCMP deaminase family protein, with amino-acid sequence MEIKKLNKYDKAYLRIANEWSLLSYCKRKKVGAIIVKDRMIISDGYNGTPSGFENCCEDEDGLTRWDVLHAEANAILKVARSTQSCEGATLYITLSPCKECSKLIHQSGIKRVVYHNGYRDDSGIQFLLKAGVEVEHIPVLEE; translated from the coding sequence ATGGAGATAAAAAAATTAAATAAATACGATAAAGCGTATTTACGCATTGCAAATGAGTGGAGTTTACTCTCTTATTGTAAGCGAAAAAAAGTTGGAGCCATTATCGTAAAAGACCGAATGATTATTTCTGACGGATATAATGGTACTCCATCCGGATTTGAAAATTGCTGTGAAGACGAAGACGGATTAACACGTTGGGATGTTTTGCATGCCGAAGCAAATGCGATTTTAAAAGTTGCCCGATCAACTCAGTCTTGCGAAGGAGCAACATTGTACATCACATTGTCGCCATGTAAAGAATGCAGTAAATTGATTCATCAATCCGGAATAAAAAGAGTGGTTTACCACAACGGATATCGCGATGATTCCGGGATTCAGTTTTTATTAAAAGCAGGAGTTGAGGTCGAACATATTCCTGTTTTAGAAGAGTAA
- a CDS encoding HupE/UreJ family protein, translating into MSDFWIYFQIGLKHVLDIHAYDHVLFLIALTTPYLFKDWKRILLLVSVFTIGHTLALLLSVYGIIAIKVNIVEFLIPITILITAVFNLFTAGKASKNDGINLLFFVTLFFGIIHGLGFSNYFKTILGGSANSKLLPLGEFALGIEAAQLVVVFVVLVISYIVQTVFRFSKRDWALVMSAFIIGVVVPMIIESPIWNR; encoded by the coding sequence ATGTCAGATTTTTGGATTTATTTTCAAATAGGATTGAAGCACGTTCTTGATATTCATGCTTACGATCACGTTCTTTTTTTAATCGCATTAACAACACCTTATTTGTTTAAAGACTGGAAACGCATTTTGCTTTTAGTTTCTGTTTTTACAATAGGTCATACACTAGCATTATTGCTTTCGGTTTACGGAATCATTGCTATAAAAGTAAATATTGTGGAATTTTTAATTCCGATTACGATTTTAATAACGGCTGTTTTTAATCTCTTTACAGCAGGGAAAGCTTCTAAGAACGATGGTATAAATTTATTGTTTTTTGTGACCTTGTTTTTTGGGATTATTCACGGACTTGGATTCTCTAATTATTTTAAGACAATTTTAGGAGGATCAGCAAATTCAAAATTACTACCTTTAGGAGAATTTGCGCTAGGTATCGAAGCAGCACAATTAGTAGTTGTTTTTGTGGTTTTGGTCATATCATATATAGTACAAACTGTATTTCGTTTTTCAAAACGCGACTGGGCGCTTGTAATGTCGGCTTTTATCATTGGTGTTGTAGTTCCGATGATTATCGAAAGCCCAATTTGGAACAGATAA
- a CDS encoding S41 family peptidase yields MKFNLKYLPIVIGATFALGTVLGSRMNAPVDDQLLAKNYSKTKLNKLIDFINNEYVDSINTDSIVNLTVDNILSKLDPHSVYIPPTEQAEVAESMKGDFVGIGINFYMYKDSVAIIKPIENGPSAKAGIKSGDRILFAGKTKLFGRSLPSDSLFSKLKGKQGSEIELTVFRKSEQKKLKFKVKRDIIPIKSVDASLMLGNNTGYIKINRFAETTFDEFKAGLNRLKQNGIESLVIDLRDNGGGYMEEAIAVADEFLKDKQLIVFTKNKNGTTEKTYATKAGSFETGKIYVLINENSASASEILAGALQDNDRGIIVGRRSFGKGLVQREMDFNDGSAVRLTVARYYTPTGRSIQKPYKKGNEEYFKESESRLKSGELYAKDSIKVADSLKFKTPKGKIVYGGGGIVPDIFVPIEAEHGNENVAYLLQTGIVGHFVFEELDKNRSAFSGLHFNEFLNKMKTSDVYFKKFKTYVLLTGLDLKLDKTKALVNRYITAEFARQLYGELYYYDVILKEDAMIKAVLNPKK; encoded by the coding sequence ATGAAATTTAATCTAAAATATTTGCCAATCGTTATCGGAGCTACTTTTGCTCTTGGAACCGTACTCGGAAGCAGAATGAATGCTCCCGTTGATGATCAGCTATTGGCTAAGAATTACTCTAAAACCAAGCTGAATAAACTGATTGATTTTATCAATAACGAATATGTTGATAGCATCAATACAGATTCTATTGTGAACTTAACGGTAGATAATATTTTATCAAAATTAGATCCGCATTCTGTATATATTCCGCCAACGGAACAAGCAGAAGTTGCTGAAAGTATGAAAGGAGATTTTGTGGGTATCGGAATTAATTTTTATATGTATAAAGATTCTGTTGCGATCATAAAGCCTATCGAAAACGGACCTTCGGCGAAAGCTGGAATAAAATCCGGAGATCGAATTTTATTTGCCGGAAAAACTAAATTGTTCGGTAGAAGTTTGCCGTCAGATAGTTTGTTTTCGAAATTAAAAGGAAAACAAGGAAGTGAAATCGAACTGACTGTTTTTAGAAAGTCAGAACAAAAGAAACTTAAATTTAAAGTAAAAAGAGATATTATTCCAATCAAGAGTGTTGACGCTTCTTTGATGCTTGGAAATAATACGGGTTATATAAAAATCAATCGTTTTGCCGAAACTACTTTTGATGAGTTTAAAGCTGGTTTAAACAGATTGAAACAAAACGGAATCGAATCATTGGTAATTGATCTTCGTGATAATGGCGGTGGTTACATGGAAGAAGCTATTGCTGTCGCCGATGAGTTTTTGAAAGATAAACAGTTAATCGTTTTTACTAAAAACAAAAATGGTACGACCGAAAAAACATATGCTACAAAAGCCGGAAGTTTTGAAACTGGAAAAATATATGTTTTAATAAATGAGAATAGCGCTTCTGCCAGTGAAATTTTGGCTGGAGCACTTCAGGATAATGATCGCGGAATTATTGTTGGGCGTCGTTCTTTTGGAAAAGGATTGGTACAACGCGAAATGGATTTCAATGACGGATCTGCGGTAAGACTTACTGTAGCGCGATATTATACACCAACCGGAAGATCGATTCAGAAACCTTATAAAAAAGGAAACGAAGAATATTTTAAAGAATCAGAATCTCGTCTAAAATCTGGAGAACTTTATGCTAAAGACAGTATAAAAGTGGCAGATTCCTTGAAATTTAAAACCCCAAAGGGCAAGATTGTTTACGGAGGCGGCGGAATCGTTCCGGATATTTTTGTGCCAATTGAAGCGGAACACGGAAACGAAAATGTTGCTTATTTGCTTCAAACAGGAATTGTAGGTCATTTTGTTTTTGAAGAATTAGACAAAAATAGAAGTGCGTTTTCAGGTCTTCATTTTAATGAGTTTCTGAATAAGATGAAAACCTCTGATGTGTATTTTAAAAAGTTCAAAACCTATGTTTTATTAACTGGTTTAGATTTAAAATTAGATAAAACCAAAGCTTTGGTAAACCGTTATATTACTGCAGAATTTGCCAGACAATTGTATGGCGAATTGTATTATTATGATGTGATTTTGAAAGAAGATGCGATGATCAAAGCCGTTTTGAATCCGAAAAAGTAA
- a CDS encoding MarC family protein, which yields MLDIDFKEIVTVGMVLFAVIDIVGSIPIIVNLRAKVGHIESEKASIVAALIMIVFLFVGEGLLNLIGIDVHSFAVAGSFVLFFLALEMILGIRIYRDEEPGSASIVPLAFPLIAGAGTMTTLLSLRSQFHTINIIIAIVLNIILVYIVLKSSKKIENLLGENGLGVVRKTFGVILLAIAVKLFAANVKGLFV from the coding sequence ATGCTGGATATCGACTTTAAAGAAATCGTTACTGTAGGAATGGTGCTTTTTGCCGTAATTGACATTGTGGGATCTATTCCTATTATTGTGAATTTAAGAGCAAAAGTTGGACATATCGAATCTGAAAAAGCTTCGATTGTAGCCGCACTTATTATGATTGTTTTTCTTTTTGTTGGAGAAGGATTACTGAATCTTATTGGTATAGATGTGCATTCGTTTGCCGTTGCAGGTTCTTTTGTATTATTCTTTTTGGCTTTAGAAATGATTTTAGGAATCAGAATCTATCGTGACGAAGAACCGGGATCTGCTTCTATTGTTCCTTTAGCATTTCCGTTGATTGCCGGTGCAGGAACAATGACCACTTTATTATCTCTTCGATCTCAGTTTCACACCATTAATATCATTATTGCAATTGTACTGAACATTATCTTAGTATATATTGTTTTAAAATCTTCTAAGAAAATCGAGAATTTATTAGGAGAAAACGGACTTGGCGTGGTTCGCAAGACATTTGGAGTGATACTTTTAGCGATTGCTGTTAAATTATTTGCTGCTAATGTTAAAGGTTTGTTTGTCTAA
- a CDS encoding TerB family tellurite resistance protein yields the protein MPFSELFDNEFKQRNRGHFSAIVRVAFADGKINDEEQAFLDKLASRLEISEDEYKEILKDPWQHAINPPYLYAQRLERLYDLARMVHVDHHLGDQQEIMLRRMGLALGFTPGNIDYIVRKALSLVDKKVDLDTFLFEMENMNK from the coding sequence ATGCCATTTTCAGAATTATTTGATAACGAATTCAAACAAAGAAACAGAGGTCATTTCTCTGCAATTGTGCGTGTCGCATTTGCTGACGGAAAAATTAATGACGAAGAGCAAGCTTTTTTAGACAAATTAGCTTCAAGATTAGAAATTTCAGAAGACGAATATAAGGAAATCCTTAAAGATCCGTGGCAACATGCGATAAACCCGCCTTACTTGTATGCACAACGTTTAGAGCGTTTGTACGATTTGGCAAGAATGGTTCACGTAGATCACCATTTAGGAGACCAACAAGAAATAATGCTAAGACGTATGGGATTGGCTTTAGGATTTACTCCTGGAAATATTGATTATATCGTAAGAAAAGCATTGTCTTTAGTTGACAAAAAAGTAGATTTAGATACTTTCCTTTTCGAAATGGAAAACATGAATAAATAA